In Perca fluviatilis chromosome 18, GENO_Pfluv_1.0, whole genome shotgun sequence, one genomic interval encodes:
- the tmem242 gene encoding transmembrane protein 242: MTAAADENMPVDVGEGAQSDEEAKLQILKGAAFLTTVASAGMLAGFGSTLALAKKKSPGWFSKVQLAPPRNNSAHQRDANCPKRDRNRLKETQIVQKETKIDSKRHKSSTRLCRLRRNLRETVYKRGNQMKRRRARKAESGARAWRCCSHWRALKAGLLSLTVWKVLGVHSLSEFRQKMQSIFPSVPKTSEAAAGSQHLDWDSVFSSK; the protein is encoded by the exons ATGACAGCAGCAGCTGATGAGAACATGCCAGTGGATGTGGGAGAAGGAGCACAAAGTGACGAAGAGGCCAAACTGCAGATATTAAAAG GGGCGgcctttctgaccacggtggcgTCTGCAGGGATGCTGGCGGGATTTGGCTCCACGCTGGCGCTCGCCAAGAAGAAGAGCCCCGGCTGGTTTAGTAAGGTACAGCTCGCCCCCCCACGTAATAATTCAGCACATCAAAGAGACGCAAATTGtccaaaaagagacagaaatagactcaaagagacacaaatcgtccaaaaagagacaaaaatagactcaaagagacacaaatcgtcc ACTCGTCTTTGTCGTCTACGCCGAAACCTTCGAGAGACCGTTTATAAAAGGGGAAATCAGATGAAAC GGCGAAGGGCACGCAAGGCTGAGAGCGGCGCCCGGGCCTGGCGCTGCTGCAGCCATTGGCGCGCACTCAAGGCCGGGCTGCTCAGCCTCACCGTCTGGAAAGTCCTCGGCGTTCACAGC ttgtCAGAGTTCAGACAGAAGATGCAGTCTATCTTCCCGTCCGTCCCCAAAACCTCCGAGGCTGCAGCTGGATCCCAACATCTGGACTGGGACTCTGTCTTCAGCTCTAAATGA